TTGTAAAATATCAATTCTCTGCCACTAAAACATTTCTAATTAAACACTTCTGTCTTCCTGGCTCATCAATCTAACCCCTATGTCTGTGCATCCTTACTGTTCCCTGTCCTCTCGCCCTCTTTTACTGCTATATGTTGGCTTGAAAATTGACTATGAAGGAAAAGCTGTGGCaaatacatactgtgtgtgtgtgtgtgtgtgtgcagattgtAGACCCCTTGGCCCGGGGTCGAGCCTTCCGCATGGTGGAAGAGGTAGACGGCTTCAGTGTCCCGCAAACTCCCATCACACCCGGCACCgcctccctctgctccttttCCAGCTCCCGTTCCGCCCTCAACCGGTTGCCGAGACGACGCAAACGGGAGTCTGTCGCAGTCATGAGTCTCAAAGCTGCAGCAGCGTTAATGAAGGTGGTGTTCATACCGTAGATTTCAGTTTGAATTTCTTATAAATCGGCCAAAATATTCTGCGCTTTGCAAAATGCTTCAACTTCAAAGCTTCTGCCAGCCCCTTTTCTGCACAGTGTGACCAATAGTCTGTTATTTAAGTGAGTTTTCCTGCACACGCACATCATTCATCTGCATTATGGTTTTGTGAAGACATGCCTAGACAAACATTTGTGCCTGTCACTTACACACATTAATGTGGtgggttttattgtttgttaatCTATGTATTCATGTTGGTGTAGCCATGTTATATAAAACATGAGATCAGTTTGACTTATTGCAGATTAAACTCCAGATATCAGTATAGAGCAGATGACTCTCTATGTAGCCTACTGGCTGCAGACTCACACATATAAtgggatgaatggatggatcagtgagagtgtgtgtgtcccactAGCAGATGGTCTATGATAATACACACTGAATGCTCAGCTATCTGCTGGATTGCGGTCAGAATATTCCAGATGTGCAGAGCTACTGACACACTGAcgtcactgctgctgtgtaaCGATCAGACATAATCATTAGGAAAGTACAGTACAGGACACTTCCACGGTTCGATTGctgatgatgtttgtgtgcgtgttcatCAGGGTCGGACATTAGGCGACAGCACTGCCGGGCGATGTCGCAGACGGAGTTTCATGCCTCCTAGTTTCTTTGAAGACGACACTGTGGACTTCCCCGATGATCTGGACACGTCCTTTTTCACCAGAGTGAGCAGTGGACACACTTCCATACACATTTATCATATTTCGCTTAAAGCACTCcataaacagacattttctgTCTCCTACAGTCGCACAAAGTGATTCTGTGAAGCCATTCTTCTTTTAAATGCTTGTTGCTGTCAGAAGAAACTTTAAAACTGCTGCTATAAACAAATTAGTTATACACTTATTGAGCTGAGTTTGAAATGTCTCAATTTGATAAAGTGGTTTCgctatttaaaatataatttggtgtttcattcatttgtgtaAAGAAAcctaaatgaaatgttgtttgtctgattattatttaagataTGAGCTGAAATATCTCACAGGATAAGGttgagaaaacaagagagagaaaacaagctATATTACAGctttaataaatatgtatgaTTGTCAAGAATGAAAAAGAAGCCTCTGCTCAGAATTCATCCAAATCGCTCATTTGACAAAAACCTCATGCAGTTATTGTGTTCAGTATTTGGGTTCATTGTACAGTTGATCAGTTATTCTGTTCTGTTATTGAATACAAcatgaaatatccataaaatatgtcaaatgtcaaactgctGCCATTCTTTGCGCCTTCAGCTTTGAATTTGTACTCACTTAATTTTCATCGTTACAGGAGGGCCTCCAGGATGAGTCGTCCAGCTATGCTGACGAAGTTTTTGAGACGCCATCGGAGGCTGCTGTCAAAGAGCTGGATGAGAGCGAGCTCACGGGAAGCGCGCTGGATAAGAACGAGCTGGAGAGGAGTCACCTCATGCTGTGAGTTGATGTTTTTTGCAGAGTTATTTATATGTGGACATAAACCTCTGACAGGCTGCAGGGGAGAGAGTACTGGTTTGTACCGTCATGCTCTGGCTGAAACATTCCCCATCTGACACATTTGTTTACAATTGTTCCTGTTGCTCAACCCAGGCCCTTAGAGAGAGGATGGCGGAAGGCAAAAGATGGCTGTCTGGTCCAACCCAAGGTGCgtctgaaacaggaagttgtgAGCGTCAACAGCCATCAGCAGCGGGGACAAAGAATTGCCGTTCCTGTTAAGAAGCTGTTTGCCAAAGAGAAGAGGCCGTACGGGCTCGGCATGGTCGGCCGTCTCACAAACCGGACGTACCGCAAGCGCATTGACAGCTATGTCAAAAGGCAGATTGAGGACATGGATGATCACAGGTAAGACAGCTGATTGAATCTTATGTGAAATGAAGTAATTTTCTGCCAGTGTCTCACCAAAAGGACCTGAAAActtctgtccgtctgtcctccTTAGGCCTTTTTTTACATACTGGATCACATTTGTCCATCTGCTCATCACCATTCTGGCTGTCACCATCTACGGCATTGCTCCTATCGGCTTCTCTCAGCATGAAACTGTCGACTCTGTGAGTATATTATGATTAAATCGGTATATCATCTGTGAACTTGTGTTGAATGATTGGTCAATATTAGTGATACTGCTTCACTACATTTACTGATTTGAAGGTGTTGAGGAACAAAGGAGTTTAtgaaaatgtaaagtttgtGCAACAACAAAACTTCTGGGTGGGTCCAAGCTCGGTAAGTATCTATCTTCCATTTTCTATCTATCATTGTGCTTTACTCAGCTTTTTAAATGCTCTAGATGTCTACATCTGTGGTTCCCAACCAGGTGTCATTAGCATCAcctttaatataattaatagcGTTGAATTCCatccagtttaaaatcaattcaaatGAGCCACTTCTGTAGATCCACAACCTCACCACAGCTGTAATGTCATTCCCCACTACTGTCCTGCAGGAGGCGCTGATCCACCTGGGGGCCAAGTTTTCCCCCTGCATGCGTCAAGACGAAGAGATCCACAAACTAATCCAGGagaaaagagcgagagagagggagtcgGGCTGCTGCGTGAGGAACGATCGCTCCGGCTGCCTGCAGACTTTACAAGAGGAGTGTTCGGTTAGTGACAAGTTAACACATAAACAGCATCGTAGCACTTCTCCGGCTCCCTGCTTTTTCAACACTTGTCATGTTTACGTCCCTACATACTCTGATAGATGCTCATCATTTGGAGTATCATCTTGCCCTGCATTGGGGGAGGAGGGAATCGATCCTGTGACCTTCAGAATAACAGACACTCTGCTAcaacctgagccacagccgacATACataaaatgctgcatttgtTCCACCTTTTAGGTGTAGTTGCCACTGTTCaagcaaaatgaatgaatgtctgtCTTCTCCTGCAGAGTACCTTAGCAGAGTGGGTGAAGTGGCCTCAGCATGCCAGTGCTCCCTTACTGAACGGTACACTACGTCAGCATGGTTCAGTCTGTCATCAGGACCCGAGGTGACTAAAACTCTCTCTATGTGATTATTCTCCTGCTGTTTAATGAAGTACACTAGTATTGTAAAGATCATAATTCAGTTAAGAGGAACAGCCTGCTGACAGTCATTTCAATACTTCACAGACATCATTTGGCGCCACATGTGGACTGTATCAGTCACTCTAATTAAACGCAGGATTGTTTaacatttgtttcatgttttgtagAATTtgtctggagccagcctcagttTCGCCTCATGAGTGGCCCGATGACATCACCAAGTGGCcagtaagtacatttacatgttAACAGCTAACAGTAaggtatgtactgtatgtaaactGTTACATACTCAGATCACTGAAACTCCAACTACCAGCCATTGTACAGAGGAGGAGTAAAAGGAGTGGCTACAAAGGAGCACAGCTCTTCTCTGAACATTATTCTTTTGCGTTATAATAATCACTTAATTCTACACATTATGGCTATATGTctaatttgaatgtttaaaaaaacacaaaaaacctgTTTCTCTGCTTCTGATCTGTAGATTTGTACAAGGTACAACTCTGGGAATCACACCAACCTCCCCCACATAGACTGCACCATCACAGGCCGACCCTGCTGCATCGGAACCAAAGGACGGTAAGGATCTATGTCATTGAACACCACAGGAGTCAGGAAACAGAGCTTAGCCAGTATTTACTGTCTTCAAATGTAACTATTGTCATGCTCAAGtgttaaatattttgtgttttcagcagctatttAAATGTTAGACAGGAGATTCTCTCATGGTGAGCAGCTCCTTAGGACAGCATAACTCACCACTCTTTGAAATTATATAAAGAATCTTAAGTTAATAgacttttaaataaagtataattaaCTTAGATTAGCACACTGTGTGTTGAAAACAAAACGTCAGTCCAGGATCAACAGACTGAAATCTTGTCAAAAGATGTTCACGCCTCATTTTaaatccctttttttctctgagccGTTGCTGATGAAGTGTTTCATGTTGTAGATGTGAAATCACTTCAAGAGAGTACTGTAACTTCATGCACGGCTACTTCCACGAAGAGGCGACTCTCTGCTCACAGGTAACACAGACTTATACTCTATTCTTACAACCTTTCCTTTTCCTCAAACTCTACACAACAGTCTTGTCCAAAGAGTAACTTTGATGCTTACagacatttgaatttaaaagaaCGCTGCTCCAGGTGAGGCTCGAACTCACAACCTCGGCATTGCTCTGCAGGTCACTGTCTTATAAGTACCGCGCGCTGACCAATTGCGCCACTGGAGCTTGCTGTAATTTGTGAATTGAAAGGACTTTGGACTGAGTTCAACACTCTTATTTTCCTCCACAGGGTGGCAGTGGATCTACAGGCTGCCTGCTGACATTTTGATTCCTGactgagtgtttttctttcccctctttcttgCAGGTGGCCTGCATGGAtgatgtgtgtggtttgttgCCTTTCCTCAACCCGGAGATCCCAGATCAGTTCTCTAGACTCTggctgtctttgtttcttcatgCTGGGTGATTAAACTCTCTTCATCTCACAACAGTATTTGAAGCAGAAAGATGTTTTAGGATTAAAAATAACTatcttgtctgtgtttgtaggATCCTGCACTGCCTGGTGTCAGTGTTTTTCCAGATGACGGTGCTGAGGGACATAGAGaagctggctggctggctgagaATCTCCATCATCTACATGCTAAGCGGTATCACAGGCAACCTGGCCTCATCCATCTTCCTGCCCTACAGAGCAGAGGTACAATGTCACCCTCACAACCAACTGTGTACAAGATACTGTATCTAAGATTAAACCCCCAAAAAGCACGAGTCTGAGTCTCCAACCTGTTCCCTCTGTTTTATCTCAGGTGGGTCCTGCAGGGAGCCAGTTTGGCATCCTGGCCTGTCTGTTTGTGGAGCTGTTTCAGAGCTGGCAGATCCTCGAGCGACCATGGCGGGCGTTTGCCAAGCTGCTGGccatctctgtcttcttcttctccttcggTTTGCTTCCTTGGATCGACAACTTTGCCCACATCTGCGGTTTTGTGTCAGGATTCTTCCTGTCCTTCGCCTTCCTGCCATACATCAGGTAGATGTAGACAGAGTTTGTTTGTCAGTATTTGGTGTGTTGAGATTAGCTCACAGAGGAACATCTGCACCCTCTGTCATTAGATAATTACATAGAAGAAGGGGCCAGTCGATGAGTCACGCACTGTGGCCAAGAGTTACATGGGAAGATCCATGCCACTTTTCATATCTGTATGCCAAAATATGAAGTGTTCTGTACAACAGCATCTACAAAGAGGTTTTGATTTGCTGACTAAACTCCATTGGGAAATGAATaacgcctttttttttcctctttagctTTGGCCGTTCTGACATGTACCGGAAGCGGGTCCAGATCTGCGTCTTCCTGGTGGTCTTTCTCGGCCTGCTCTCTGCCCTGGCCGTCCTCTTCTACGTCTACCCTGTGAAGTGTGACTGGTGCGAGTACCTCACCTGCATCCCCATCACAGACAAGTTCTGCGAGAAGTACGACCTGAACGCACACCTCCTCTGAACGCCGTGTCGGGACTGTTTCTAGACATGCACTGACGCCGACATTTCTAAATGTCGGATGTTGATGAAGTTGAAAGTTGGATATGGTGTTCCAGTGCAACTTGTGACTGAGCAAGAACATTTCACCTGGAATACTGAGCAGTATTTCAGGCTTTCATGTGGacctatttgtttgtttttaaggtACAACAGACCCACTATGAATAAAGGCTATGCATGAAAGCCTTCAGGcgtttgattaaaaacattcatatgCAGGGGGGAACAAAACTAACGATGAAGAGTTGACTGAAAACGATTGATTTATGTGTGAGTGATCTCTAGCTGGGCTAATCAATGACCATTCACACTGGAGGAGAGTTTAAAGACAGTTGTTTGCTGCCAAATTATTTACCTCTCCTCTGTGGTAAAGCGGAGTTAACAGCACCCCTTAGTGGCAAAAAGGAAGAGTAACAACCTGAGACAGCTGCAATGGATtttcattttgtactttttttttttgctgatgtcCAAACAGTTTTGTCCATTTACTGGATGTCCTTAGAGTTCAAACTCGCCAAGAAATGAGACTTCAAAATACTTCAATGTGCCTTATTGACACACAGCCACAGGTTTATGATGTCTTTTTGTGCCATGTATCAGTTTGTGTCAGcagtttttgatgtttttgctcCTGTTCCTCAAACTCTGCAGAAACTGTAATTCACAAACTGAGAAAGTCGTGTAAAATAGGTTTTTACTTCAGTATTTAGTGGCTCGAAT
The nucleotide sequence above comes from Larimichthys crocea isolate SSNF chromosome XVI, L_crocea_2.0, whole genome shotgun sequence. Encoded proteins:
- the rhbdf1b gene encoding inactive rhomboid protein 1 isoform X2; translated protein: MDEPGSRSSSLQRKKPPWLKLDIPTIQLTLDDASTLTQPVKRLRSVSMPGENPQACIAALETSNNYLRPPLERLPSFTQSIKRGTADWFGVSKDSDSTQRWRRKSLQHCSHLYGGLKAQVMREMELHSQDNLSLASTETPPPLYLPPHHPSHHHYGMQRIVDPLARGRAFRMVEEVDGFSVPQTPITPGTASLCSFSSSRSALNRLPRRRKRESVAVMSLKAAAALMKGRTLGDSTAGRCRRRSFMPPSFFEDDTVDFPDDLDTSFFTREGLQDESSSYADEVFETPSEAAVKELDESELTGSALDKNELERSHLMLPLERGWRKAKDGCLVQPKVRLKQEVVSVNSHQQRGQRIAVPVKKLFAKEKRPYGLGMVGRLTNRTYRKRIDSYVKRQIEDMDDHRPFFTYWITFVHLLITILAVTIYGIAPIGFSQHETVDSVLRNKGVYENVKFVQQQNFWVGPSSEALIHLGAKFSPCMRQDEEIHKLIQEKRARERESGCCVRNDRSGCLQTLQEECSSTLAEWVKWPQHASAPLLNGTLRQHGSVCHQDPRICLEPASVSPHEWPDDITKWPICTRYNSGNHTNLPHIDCTITGRPCCIGTKGRCEITSREYCNFMHGYFHEEATLCSQVACMDDVCGLLPFLNPEIPDQFSRLWLSLFLHAGILHCLVSVFFQMTVLRDIEKLAGWLRISIIYMLSGITGNLASSIFLPYRAEVGPAGSQFGILACLFVELFQSWQILERPWRAFAKLLAISVFFFSFGLLPWIDNFAHICGFVSGFFLSFAFLPYISFGRSDMYRKRVQICVFLVVFLGLLSALAVLFYVYPVKCDWCEYLTCIPITDKFCEKYDLNAHLL
- the rhbdf1b gene encoding inactive rhomboid protein 1 isoform X1; protein product: MDEPGSRSSSLQRKKPPWLKLDIPTIQLTLDDASTLTQPVKRLRSVSMPGENPQACIAALETSNNYLRPPLERLPSFTQSIKSGKKVRFERVNTVPPKGQRGPRRVSTVRRRSCIPKILTRRRSSIPKQIIRGTADWFGVSKDSDSTQRWRRKSLQHCSHLYGGLKAQVMREMELHSQDNLSLASTETPPPLYLPPHHPSHHHYGMQRIVDPLARGRAFRMVEEVDGFSVPQTPITPGTASLCSFSSSRSALNRLPRRRKRESVAVMSLKAAAALMKGRTLGDSTAGRCRRRSFMPPSFFEDDTVDFPDDLDTSFFTREGLQDESSSYADEVFETPSEAAVKELDESELTGSALDKNELERSHLMLPLERGWRKAKDGCLVQPKVRLKQEVVSVNSHQQRGQRIAVPVKKLFAKEKRPYGLGMVGRLTNRTYRKRIDSYVKRQIEDMDDHRPFFTYWITFVHLLITILAVTIYGIAPIGFSQHETVDSVLRNKGVYENVKFVQQQNFWVGPSSEALIHLGAKFSPCMRQDEEIHKLIQEKRARERESGCCVRNDRSGCLQTLQEECSSTLAEWVKWPQHASAPLLNGTLRQHGSVCHQDPRICLEPASVSPHEWPDDITKWPICTRYNSGNHTNLPHIDCTITGRPCCIGTKGRCEITSREYCNFMHGYFHEEATLCSQVACMDDVCGLLPFLNPEIPDQFSRLWLSLFLHAGILHCLVSVFFQMTVLRDIEKLAGWLRISIIYMLSGITGNLASSIFLPYRAEVGPAGSQFGILACLFVELFQSWQILERPWRAFAKLLAISVFFFSFGLLPWIDNFAHICGFVSGFFLSFAFLPYISFGRSDMYRKRVQICVFLVVFLGLLSALAVLFYVYPVKCDWCEYLTCIPITDKFCEKYDLNAHLL
- the rhbdf1b gene encoding inactive rhomboid protein 1 isoform X3, with translation MDEPGSRSSSLQRKKPPWLKLDIPTIQLTLDDASTLTQPVKRLRSVSMPGENPQACIAALETSNNYLRPPLERLPSFTQSIKSGKKVRFERVNTVPPKGQRGPRRVSTVRRRSCIPKILTRRRSSIPKQIIRGTADWFGVSKDSDSTQRWRRKSLQHCSHLYGGLKAQVMREMELHSQDNLSLASTETPPPLYLPPHHPSHHHYGMQRGRTLGDSTAGRCRRRSFMPPSFFEDDTVDFPDDLDTSFFTREGLQDESSSYADEVFETPSEAAVKELDESELTGSALDKNELERSHLMLPLERGWRKAKDGCLVQPKVRLKQEVVSVNSHQQRGQRIAVPVKKLFAKEKRPYGLGMVGRLTNRTYRKRIDSYVKRQIEDMDDHRPFFTYWITFVHLLITILAVTIYGIAPIGFSQHETVDSVLRNKGVYENVKFVQQQNFWVGPSSEALIHLGAKFSPCMRQDEEIHKLIQEKRARERESGCCVRNDRSGCLQTLQEECSSTLAEWVKWPQHASAPLLNGTLRQHGSVCHQDPRICLEPASVSPHEWPDDITKWPICTRYNSGNHTNLPHIDCTITGRPCCIGTKGRCEITSREYCNFMHGYFHEEATLCSQVACMDDVCGLLPFLNPEIPDQFSRLWLSLFLHAGILHCLVSVFFQMTVLRDIEKLAGWLRISIIYMLSGITGNLASSIFLPYRAEVGPAGSQFGILACLFVELFQSWQILERPWRAFAKLLAISVFFFSFGLLPWIDNFAHICGFVSGFFLSFAFLPYISFGRSDMYRKRVQICVFLVVFLGLLSALAVLFYVYPVKCDWCEYLTCIPITDKFCEKYDLNAHLL
- the rhbdf1b gene encoding inactive rhomboid protein 1 isoform X4, which produces MTQTLNPSWSTLDRGTADWFGVSKDSDSTQRWRRKSLQHCSHLYGGLKAQVMREMELHSQDNLSLASTETPPPLYLPPHHPSHHHYGMQRIVDPLARGRAFRMVEEVDGFSVPQTPITPGTASLCSFSSSRSALNRLPRRRKRESVAVMSLKAAAALMKGRTLGDSTAGRCRRRSFMPPSFFEDDTVDFPDDLDTSFFTREGLQDESSSYADEVFETPSEAAVKELDESELTGSALDKNELERSHLMLPLERGWRKAKDGCLVQPKVRLKQEVVSVNSHQQRGQRIAVPVKKLFAKEKRPYGLGMVGRLTNRTYRKRIDSYVKRQIEDMDDHRPFFTYWITFVHLLITILAVTIYGIAPIGFSQHETVDSVLRNKGVYENVKFVQQQNFWVGPSSEALIHLGAKFSPCMRQDEEIHKLIQEKRARERESGCCVRNDRSGCLQTLQEECSSTLAEWVKWPQHASAPLLNGTLRQHGSVCHQDPRICLEPASVSPHEWPDDITKWPICTRYNSGNHTNLPHIDCTITGRPCCIGTKGRCEITSREYCNFMHGYFHEEATLCSQVACMDDVCGLLPFLNPEIPDQFSRLWLSLFLHAGILHCLVSVFFQMTVLRDIEKLAGWLRISIIYMLSGITGNLASSIFLPYRAEVGPAGSQFGILACLFVELFQSWQILERPWRAFAKLLAISVFFFSFGLLPWIDNFAHICGFVSGFFLSFAFLPYISFGRSDMYRKRVQICVFLVVFLGLLSALAVLFYVYPVKCDWCEYLTCIPITDKFCEKYDLNAHLL